The Salmo salar chromosome ssa19, Ssal_v3.1, whole genome shotgun sequence DNA window aggcacagatgtgGAGAAGGGTagtaaaaaatgtctgcagcattgaaggtccccaagaacacagtggcctccatcattcttaaatggaagaattttggaaccaccaagactcttcctagagctggctgcccggccaaactgagcaaccaggggagaagggccttggcaagaacccgatggtcactctgacagagctccagagttcctctgtggagatgggagaaccttccagaaggacaaccatctctgtagcactccacaaattagttcactttccaacaggacaatgaccctaagcacacagccaagacaacgcagaagtggctttggaacaagtctcaatgtccttgagtggcccagcaagagcatggacttgaacccgatcgaacatctctggaaagacctaaaaatagctgtgcagcgacgctccccatccaacctgacaaaacttgagaggatccgcagagaagaatgggagaaactccccaaatataggtgaggctgtaatcgctgccaaatgtgcttcaacaaagtacagagtaaagggtctgaatacttatgtaaatgtgatagaaGTTTTTAAAAATTTTATTACAATTGCGAAAAtttctatacatttttttttgctttgtcatgatggggtattgtgtgtagatgagggaaaaaacatttgaatacattttagaataaggctgtaacgtaacaaaatatggaaaaagtcaaagggtctgaatgcactgtaactgattacatgtaattaGTTCCTCCCCAACCCtgtgcacgcacaaacacagacacagagatagacacagacacagagatagacacagacacagagatagacacagacacagagatagacacagacacagagatagacacagacacagacacagagatagacacagacacagagatagacacagacacagagatagacacagacacagacacagagatagacacagacacagagatagacacagacacagacacagagatagacacagacacagagatagacacagacacagagatagacacagacacagacacaggtcgGTTGATTTCCACGTTATTCTTTGCTGAGTCATCTGACACCTCTGAGGTGGGATAGGCTTCATGTCTTAATAGTTTCCTGTCAGACTCTCATAAAAACGCTTACTTTAGAGATCTCAGAATCTTTTGTTTCAGTTTTTTTTCGCTCTCTCActtccttcctcccccctctctcagatCGTCGGCCCAGTAAGGTGACCACAAACTGCTGCACGAGTGTGTCTGACACTCCTATAAAATCTGAACTGCAAGGATACCGCATCCAAAACTCCATGCCACCCTGTGTTAATGCCGTCATGTAAGTCtcaaacacccacccacccacccacccacccacacacatacagtagtaGTAATAAGCTCTGTGTCTTGTTTCAGCTTCTACACAGTGAAAGGTGAGAAGATCTGCTCTGATCCCAAAACGCCTTGGGTCGACAGGAGAAAGAAAGGtaaagaggacacacacacacacacacacacacacacacacacacacacacacacacacacacacacacacacacacacacacacacacacacacacacacacacacacacacacacacacacacacacacagtctaatcTCTATGTCTCACTCTAGGTTTAAAAGTGATGAAAAAGTGAAGGAGCCATGCTTGACCATGTCTGGCGCCTTCTGCACTGTAGCTCTGCCTCCCCCTACAAGCCTCC harbors:
- the LOC106579498 gene encoding eotaxin; the encoded protein is MSMFQSRTLSLALLITMCVYLASVSANYRRPSKVTTNCCTSVSDTPIKSELQGYRIQNSMPPCVNAVIFYTVKGEKICSDPKTPWVDRRKKGLKVMKK